The Carnobacterium divergens genome includes a window with the following:
- a CDS encoding AMP-binding protein: MMNKYEPLNLYTNFAKAAEKFPNKSIYFDEPLIAFPELQLETTYLGCRNAIIERAAQLHQLGVKKADKIIVYKSAKFDTYLLAVAISYLGAVPVMVSPHLPAETIDIFVNRLDQPWLLFDSETNHKSNSLNNLPDAKLIEVEQLILNAHAPQCPQEELEKDEISYMTHTSGTTGVPKLIAHSANSMGWRTKWQKNIFSMIRKKELVAFHISPVHSRFNIGISSLMAKGFPLLPIANPAKENVSRILTAYQPRILETHPNHFVQWASLAREQPEVFASIKFYHSTFDAINKETMATFLRCSNSKSPVFLQVYGQSECGPMIMRANTKKSLKKTDARDMGIGMPGLTKVRIVDQEGNQVGANVSGNIQMFSKGRALTYYKEDARFKENVYGKWWDSGDYGSKDRLGRLSLHDRQVDLIATIESSLAIEDKLLDAMPFLDEVVLIRGVDGSPQPILAVNEDKEMDWEQWWKNVSDLPHINEPIIMKYEDLPRTATMKIQRLEMERSLKNN, translated from the coding sequence ATGATGAATAAATACGAACCACTGAACTTGTACACCAATTTTGCAAAGGCGGCTGAAAAGTTCCCAAACAAATCAATCTACTTTGATGAACCTTTAATTGCTTTTCCAGAGTTGCAATTAGAAACGACATACTTAGGGTGCAGAAATGCCATCATCGAGCGAGCAGCACAATTGCATCAATTGGGTGTTAAAAAAGCAGATAAAATCATTGTTTACAAATCTGCTAAATTTGATACTTACCTACTTGCTGTAGCAATCTCTTATCTTGGTGCAGTTCCTGTTATGGTCTCCCCACATTTACCTGCTGAAACAATCGATATCTTTGTGAACCGCTTAGATCAGCCTTGGCTTTTATTCGATAGTGAAACTAATCACAAAAGCAACAGCTTAAACAACTTGCCAGATGCTAAACTCATTGAGGTTGAACAACTAATCCTGAACGCTCATGCTCCGCAATGCCCGCAAGAGGAACTAGAAAAGGATGAAATTTCCTATATGACGCATACCTCAGGTACCACTGGGGTTCCAAAATTAATTGCCCATTCAGCAAATTCTATGGGTTGGCGCACAAAATGGCAAAAAAACATTTTCAGCATGATTCGTAAAAAAGAGTTGGTCGCTTTCCATATTTCGCCAGTTCACTCTCGTTTTAATATAGGCATCTCTTCTTTGATGGCAAAAGGGTTTCCTTTATTGCCAATTGCAAATCCAGCTAAAGAAAACGTTAGTCGTATTTTAACAGCCTATCAACCTAGAATTTTAGAAACACATCCAAATCATTTTGTTCAATGGGCTTCTTTAGCAAGAGAACAACCAGAAGTATTCGCTAGTATTAAGTTTTATCATTCAACTTTTGATGCGATTAACAAAGAAACTATGGCAACTTTCTTGCGGTGTTCTAACTCAAAATCACCTGTCTTCCTGCAAGTCTACGGACAAAGTGAATGCGGCCCAATGATTATGCGAGCAAATACTAAAAAATCTCTTAAAAAAACCGATGCTCGTGATATGGGAATCGGCATGCCTGGTTTAACAAAAGTAAGAATTGTGGATCAAGAAGGCAATCAAGTTGGTGCTAACGTTAGTGGAAATATCCAAATGTTTTCAAAAGGACGCGCCTTAACCTATTATAAGGAAGATGCTCGTTTTAAAGAAAATGTTTACGGAAAATGGTGGGACAGCGGGGATTATGGCTCTAAAGATCGTTTAGGTCGCTTGTCCCTTCATGATCGTCAAGTTGATCTAATTGCCACAATTGAAAGCTCGCTAGCAATCGAAGATAAACTGCTAGACGCTATGCCTTTCTTAGATGAAGTTGTCTTAATCCGTGGTGTTGACGGCAGTCCTCAACCGATTTTAGCTGTTAATGAAGACAAGGAAATGGATTGGGAGCAATGGTGGAAAAACGTCTCTGATTTGCCACATATTAACGAACCCATCATTATGAAGTATGAGGACCTACCAAGAACAGCAACAATGAAAATTCAACGTCTTGAAATGGAACGCTCGTTAAAAAACAACTAA
- a CDS encoding LPXTG cell wall anchor domain-containing protein, with protein MKKRIVLVLLLLGCLSTSWTIVEAAEKQSYESNSGIGFYGTYEYPEPEIPNQIPPAGKPSVPPPNQGRLPQTGTTNSSYLTLIGLVLFTSTVLLIVINKNKKQEEIYNEIN; from the coding sequence ATGAAAAAAAGAATCGTCTTGGTTTTGTTACTTTTAGGTTGTCTCTCAACATCTTGGACAATTGTAGAAGCAGCTGAAAAACAAAGCTATGAATCAAATAGTGGAATCGGTTTTTATGGGACATATGAATATCCAGAGCCAGAAATTCCTAATCAAATTCCTCCAGCAGGAAAACCAAGCGTACCACCACCAAATCAAGGACGCTTGCCACAAACAGGAACAACTAATTCAAGTTATTTAACCTTAATAGGGCTAGTTCTTTTCACTAGTACAGTCCTATTAATAGTAATAAATAAAAACAAAAAACAGGAGGAAATTTATAATGAAATTAATTAA
- a CDS encoding ABC transporter permease subunit: MNHLFAYISAENYKFFKSNLWKTSLLIATLLSLFMISAIQKNSNWQADLAKRNKDIELQLNQTPLTLKNSVTENYLIQEWQENNAYLNEQVKPATEETIQGYLSSVLSLKGLGLILVVFTILFSVNLAKEFETGTIKFMLMSPYTRVKLIIGNYLTVLLVSFLFLFAVLVVNGLLSFAFMSPSSTTHFTSLYGEIISSSTLAFMFKNILLSLVYYFVYITFTFMLASVFRSVMLSLSVSLLFALLGTQIMGLISVHPKILQFLLPAIVDLTNYQGGTTLIQQNNYSILTCLSIITIYISVFLCISIVSFKYRDI; encoded by the coding sequence ATGAATCATTTATTTGCCTATATTTCAGCCGAAAACTATAAATTTTTCAAATCCAATTTATGGAAAACATCTTTATTAATAGCTACTCTTCTCTCTCTATTCATGATAAGCGCCATTCAAAAAAATTCAAACTGGCAAGCTGATTTAGCAAAACGGAATAAAGACATAGAACTACAGTTAAATCAGACACCTCTTACATTAAAAAATTCTGTAACAGAAAATTATCTGATTCAAGAGTGGCAAGAAAATAATGCCTATTTAAACGAACAGGTGAAACCTGCCACAGAAGAAACGATTCAAGGTTATCTCAGCTCTGTTCTGTCTTTAAAAGGATTGGGTTTAATTTTAGTCGTATTTACTATTCTTTTTTCGGTAAACCTTGCTAAAGAGTTTGAAACTGGAACCATTAAATTTATGCTAATGAGTCCTTATACTAGAGTAAAATTAATCATCGGAAATTATTTGACTGTTTTACTCGTTTCGTTTTTATTTTTATTTGCAGTTTTAGTTGTTAATGGTCTTCTCTCTTTTGCTTTTATGTCTCCTTCTTCAACTACTCATTTTACCTCCCTCTATGGTGAAATAATTTCTAGTAGTACGTTAGCATTCATGTTCAAAAATATTTTATTGTCCCTCGTTTATTATTTTGTATATATTACATTCACTTTTATGTTGGCCAGTGTATTTAGATCCGTGATGTTAAGTTTGAGTGTCAGTTTATTATTTGCTTTGCTTGGTACACAAATCATGGGTTTAATTAGTGTCCATCCAAAGATTTTACAATTTTTATTACCCGCTATTGTCGACTTGACTAACTATCAAGGGGGAACTACTTTGATACAACAAAATAATTATTCGATTTTAACGTGTTTATCAATTATCACTATTTATATATCTGTATTTTTATGTATTTCAATTGTTTCTTTTAAATATAGAGATATTTAA
- a CDS encoding WxL domain-containing protein — translation MKSLKLATVGTVLFSTLLLSGVGHVSAAPGPIPANRDTNAQVKFVEDESPTDPTDPTDPDPEKPVDPVDPTDPEKPVDPGTNGPLSLDYASSLDFGEQLISTKNQTYFAKPQYLRGEDGKADLKNPVPNYAQVTDKRGGEKGWSLSVKQNGQFKSAKEGKELVGAEVTFKNGQVASVSNSKAPSVVKTSFSLKNDGTGVAENIMSAATGEGFGTWVYRAGDAASMAESIELSVPGSSVKDADTYKTTLTWTLTDTPANSKE, via the coding sequence ATGAAATCATTAAAATTAGCAACCGTAGGAACTGTCTTATTCAGTACATTACTATTAAGTGGAGTGGGTCATGTTTCAGCAGCACCAGGCCCTATTCCAGCGAATCGTGACACAAACGCACAAGTAAAATTTGTTGAAGACGAATCACCAACAGATCCAACAGACCCAACAGATCCAGATCCAGAAAAACCAGTTGATCCGGTTGATCCAACGGATCCAGAAAAACCAGTTGATCCAGGTACCAACGGACCATTAAGTTTAGACTATGCATCAAGCCTAGACTTCGGTGAGCAATTAATTTCAACTAAAAACCAAACGTATTTTGCAAAACCTCAATACCTAAGAGGTGAGGATGGCAAAGCAGATTTAAAAAATCCAGTTCCAAACTACGCTCAAGTAACAGACAAACGTGGTGGTGAAAAAGGCTGGTCATTAAGTGTGAAACAAAATGGTCAATTCAAATCAGCTAAAGAAGGCAAAGAGTTAGTCGGAGCAGAAGTAACCTTTAAAAATGGTCAAGTTGCCTCTGTTTCAAATTCAAAAGCACCTAGCGTTGTCAAAACTTCTTTCTCATTGAAAAATGATGGTACAGGTGTAGCTGAAAACATTATGTCAGCAGCTACAGGTGAAGGTTTTGGTACTTGGGTATACCGTGCCGGAGATGCTGCAAGTATGGCTGAAAGTATTGAATTAAGCGTTCCAGGATCAAGTGTTAAAGATGCAGACACATATAAAACAACGTTAACTTGGACATTAACAGATACACCAGCTAACTCAAAAGAATAA
- a CDS encoding flavocytochrome c, with product MKKKLVTLLIMMCGLVIVLAGCGGKEKEVSKKDSSKEKAETSEATTGASETSYTALDKLKDSYDIVIVGSGGAGMSAALEAKEKGMNPVILEKMPIAGGNTMKSSSGMNASETKFQKEQGIEDNNDLFYEETLAGGHGTNDKELLRYFVDHSGEAIDWLDSIGIRLNNITITGGMKEKRTHRPEDGSAVGQYLVNGLVKNVQKQEIPLFVNADVTNITEKDGKVNGVEVTFDGKEKKTIKADAVVVTTGGFGANMEMISETNPELKDYVTTNQKGSTGDGIKMIQKLGGVTVDMNEIQIHPTVQQEKSYLIGEVVRGEGGILVSSDGQRFVNELDTRDKVSQAINQTPDKYAYLVFDAGVAERAKAVEQYKQQGFVKEGKTLADLAKEINVPSEKLESTMTKWNEDVATKTDSMYGRTTGMDHDLSKGPFYAIKIAPGIHYTMGGVKINPNTEVLTQEGTPIKGLYAAGELVGGLHGQNRIGGNSVAEIIIFGRQAGEQSAAFVNTNN from the coding sequence ATGAAAAAGAAATTGGTTACGTTGTTGATTATGATGTGTGGTCTAGTTATCGTTTTAGCTGGCTGTGGAGGAAAAGAAAAAGAAGTTAGCAAGAAAGATTCTTCAAAAGAAAAAGCAGAAACTTCAGAAGCAACAACAGGTGCATCTGAAACGAGTTATACGGCACTGGATAAACTAAAAGACAGTTATGATATCGTGATTGTCGGTTCTGGTGGAGCAGGAATGTCTGCAGCCTTAGAAGCAAAAGAAAAAGGAATGAATCCTGTTATTCTTGAAAAAATGCCAATTGCTGGTGGAAATACAATGAAATCATCATCAGGCATGAATGCATCTGAAACAAAATTCCAAAAAGAACAAGGTATTGAAGACAATAATGACCTGTTCTATGAAGAAACATTAGCTGGTGGACATGGCACAAATGATAAAGAATTATTGCGCTACTTTGTTGATCATTCTGGTGAAGCAATTGATTGGTTAGATTCAATTGGAATTCGTTTAAACAATATTACGATTACAGGTGGAATGAAAGAAAAACGTACCCATCGACCAGAAGATGGTTCTGCAGTAGGACAATATTTAGTGAACGGTCTTGTTAAAAATGTGCAAAAACAAGAAATTCCATTATTTGTAAATGCCGACGTTACAAACATCACTGAAAAAGATGGAAAAGTAAACGGCGTGGAAGTCACATTTGATGGAAAAGAAAAGAAAACCATCAAAGCAGATGCTGTTGTTGTGACAACAGGTGGTTTTGGAGCAAACATGGAAATGATTTCAGAAACCAACCCAGAATTGAAAGATTACGTTACAACCAATCAAAAAGGCAGTACGGGTGATGGAATCAAGATGATTCAAAAATTGGGTGGCGTCACAGTCGATATGAACGAAATTCAAATTCACCCGACAGTTCAACAAGAGAAATCGTATTTAATTGGTGAAGTAGTTCGTGGCGAAGGCGGTATTTTAGTTTCGTCAGATGGCCAACGATTTGTTAACGAATTAGATACACGCGATAAAGTATCACAAGCAATTAACCAAACACCTGATAAATATGCTTACTTGGTTTTTGATGCAGGTGTTGCAGAACGAGCTAAGGCAGTTGAACAATACAAACAACAAGGGTTTGTAAAAGAAGGCAAAACCCTTGCTGATTTAGCAAAAGAAATCAATGTTCCAAGTGAAAAATTAGAATCAACAATGACCAAATGGAATGAAGATGTGGCTACCAAAACAGACTCAATGTATGGTCGTACTACAGGAATGGATCACGATCTTTCAAAAGGACCATTCTATGCTATAAAAATTGCACCAGGCATTCACTATACAATGGGTGGTGTGAAAATTAATCCAAATACAGAAGTGTTAACACAAGAAGGAACACCAATTAAAGGATTATATGCAGCTGGCGAACTAGTTGGCGGTTTACATGGTCAAAATCGAATTGGCGGAAATTCAGTTGCCGAAATTATTATTTTCGGACGTCAAGCTGGCGAACAATCAGCAGCATTTGTAAATACGAATAACTAA
- a CDS encoding FadR/GntR family transcriptional regulator, which produces MKKPTRISLAKQITTEIESQIESGRWPVGSKIPPESHLAEQFGVSRNTMREALQSLTQSGVLASKPGDGTYVMTAGKFEANMYTRLEKAETKEIAEARHFLEKDLAVLAAKNRSEADVEQIAAALKKRNEKKATLEEEAKSDIEFHVEIAKAAHNGVMYELYRYMSNYIYELILEKMYQDLEKDSPDSEKLHQDLFLAIKNQDSIEAEKIASCISHF; this is translated from the coding sequence TTGAAAAAACCCACACGTATCTCTTTAGCTAAACAAATTACAACCGAAATTGAAAGTCAAATTGAGAGCGGACGTTGGCCAGTTGGATCAAAAATTCCACCGGAATCCCATTTGGCAGAGCAATTTGGTGTAAGTCGTAATACAATGCGGGAAGCTTTACAATCTCTTACTCAATCAGGGGTACTTGCTTCAAAACCCGGAGATGGCACGTATGTAATGACGGCAGGAAAATTTGAAGCCAATATGTACACACGTTTAGAAAAAGCAGAAACAAAAGAAATTGCAGAAGCGCGACATTTTTTAGAGAAAGACTTGGCCGTTTTGGCTGCTAAAAATCGAAGTGAAGCAGATGTTGAACAAATAGCTGCTGCATTGAAGAAGCGTAATGAAAAAAAAGCAACCCTTGAAGAAGAAGCAAAAAGTGATATTGAATTTCATGTGGAGATTGCAAAAGCCGCACATAATGGTGTGATGTATGAATTGTATCGCTATATGTCCAACTATATTTATGAACTGATTTTAGAAAAAATGTATCAAGATTTAGAAAAAGACTCTCCAGACTCAGAAAAATTGCATCAAGATCTTTTTCTGGCAATTAAAAACCAAGACTCAATTGAAGCTGAAAAAATTGCCTCTTGTATCAGTCACTTTTAA
- a CDS encoding antibiotic biosynthesis monooxygenase: MFIVTNTIQTEKDATDKVIEKFMGHGKVSTQGVKGFLGLELLQTRTTGEFDELVVLSRWETESDQKEWVKSEAFKKAHGRTEETRHEKPKNIGIISNEIKEYDQKFAQ; this comes from the coding sequence ATGTTTATTGTGACGAATACAATTCAAACTGAAAAAGATGCAACGGATAAAGTGATTGAAAAATTCATGGGTCACGGGAAAGTAAGTACCCAGGGCGTAAAAGGGTTTCTAGGTTTGGAATTATTGCAAACTAGAACAACGGGAGAATTTGATGAACTAGTTGTATTAAGCCGTTGGGAAACAGAATCAGATCAAAAAGAATGGGTGAAGTCAGAAGCTTTCAAAAAGGCTCATGGTCGAACAGAAGAAACGCGTCATGAAAAACCAAAAAATATCGGCATTATTAGCAATGAAATCAAAGAGTACGATCAAAAATTTGCTCAATAA
- a CDS encoding WxL domain-containing protein codes for MKLIKYGTTAAMVLASIAATGVQAFAAEDDYVRTYQSGGIVEFVPDEDPTDPVDPVDPDPNKPVNPWDPTTPDHKPNPGTDGPLSIDFASSIDFGKNKITNKDETYYANPQYLWNEDMSDFDPATARPNYVQITDKRGNNGGWSLSVKQEGQFKNDKTLNKELTGSQITFTEGVSASNIENVIAPKTFDMALTPNTSTKVMTAVKGAGAGTWVDRFGTLEDMEVEGKTVKKNKAITLDVPGTTAKDAVKYDTKLTWTLTDVPGNE; via the coding sequence ATGAAATTAATTAAATATGGAACTACAGCAGCAATGGTATTAGCAAGTATTGCAGCAACTGGAGTGCAGGCTTTTGCAGCAGAAGACGATTACGTAAGAACGTATCAAAGTGGAGGGATTGTTGAATTCGTACCAGATGAAGACCCAACGGACCCAGTCGATCCAGTTGATCCAGATCCAAACAAGCCAGTAAATCCATGGGATCCAACAACACCAGATCACAAGCCAAATCCAGGGACAGACGGACCGCTAAGTATTGATTTCGCATCAAGTATCGATTTTGGTAAAAATAAAATTACCAATAAAGACGAAACGTACTATGCAAATCCACAATATTTATGGAATGAAGATATGTCAGATTTTGATCCAGCAACAGCAAGACCAAACTACGTACAAATTACAGACAAACGCGGAAATAATGGCGGTTGGTCACTAAGTGTTAAACAAGAAGGACAATTTAAAAACGATAAAACCTTAAACAAAGAATTAACAGGTTCACAAATTACCTTTACAGAAGGTGTATCAGCTTCAAATATCGAAAATGTAATCGCACCAAAAACATTTGATATGGCATTAACGCCAAATACTTCTACTAAAGTAATGACAGCTGTTAAAGGTGCCGGTGCTGGTACTTGGGTAGATCGCTTCGGTACGCTTGAAGATATGGAAGTCGAAGGAAAAACAGTTAAGAAAAACAAAGCCATCACATTAGACGTGCCAGGAACAACAGCTAAAGATGCAGTAAAATACGATACAAAATTAACTTGGACATTAACAGATGTTCCAGGAAATGAATAA
- a CDS encoding DUF1456 family protein has product MNKNDILVRLRYALDLKDQEMVDIFKLGDLDVTKEAVQKMLAKIKTPTTNSEETEEFADNEYELACDNQTLESFLNGLIVLKRGKQEPKPGAPKKQEFMIKDQRSVNNVLFKKLKIALSLTSDDILDILDEAGVYLSNSELSAVLRKEGHRNYKECGDRYARNFLKGLTMRYRA; this is encoded by the coding sequence ATGAATAAAAATGATATATTAGTGCGATTAAGATATGCGTTAGATCTTAAAGATCAAGAGATGGTTGATATTTTTAAGCTAGGTGATTTAGATGTTACAAAAGAAGCAGTCCAAAAAATGCTAGCAAAAATCAAAACGCCCACAACAAACAGCGAAGAAACAGAAGAATTTGCTGACAATGAATACGAACTAGCTTGCGATAATCAAACATTGGAATCTTTTTTAAATGGTCTGATTGTTTTAAAAAGAGGGAAACAAGAACCAAAACCCGGAGCGCCTAAAAAACAAGAATTTATGATTAAAGATCAACGTAGTGTAAATAATGTGCTCTTTAAAAAATTGAAAATTGCACTTTCTCTAACGAGTGATGATATCCTTGATATTTTAGATGAAGCAGGCGTTTATCTTTCAAATAGTGAATTAAGTGCGGTGCTTAGAAAAGAAGGACACCGCAACTATAAAGAATGCGGCGACCGTTACGCACGTAATTTCTTAAAGGGTTTGACGATGCGATATCGCGCTTAA
- a CDS encoding ABC transporter ATP-binding protein: MILICENVSKSIQKKDILKNIQFKLRENEIVGLVGPNGAGKTTLMKLMVGLSSSSTGSIRLNDFDIKKNFLDFISQVGAIIEVPIFYPSMTGFQCLSYYGKLRNINKNKILQAVKLVGLENNIQSKVRTYSLGMRQRLGIAQAIMNQPQLLILDEPFNGLDPQGVDELKDILLTTKNAGSTVFISSHTLSELEIICDRIIFMNHGEIIKDDYLHSQTRCGLKMCLITSDNLTAKNLIEKNNPTIRLKRNNQQLILEHLVVSQFTDILILLKNHNIEIISMEEAKESLQKTFHSIITKESEK, from the coding sequence ATTATTTTAATATGTGAAAATGTAAGTAAGTCTATTCAAAAAAAAGATATTTTAAAAAATATTCAGTTTAAACTCCGCGAAAATGAAATTGTAGGATTAGTAGGTCCAAATGGGGCTGGGAAAACGACTTTAATGAAATTAATGGTTGGTCTTTCTAGTAGCAGTACTGGGTCAATAAGATTAAATGATTTTGATATTAAAAAAAATTTTTTAGATTTTATTAGTCAAGTAGGCGCAATTATTGAGGTTCCTATATTTTATCCTAGTATGACAGGCTTTCAATGCTTAAGCTATTATGGAAAGTTAAGGAATATTAACAAAAATAAAATTCTACAAGCTGTTAAGTTGGTTGGACTAGAGAATAACATACAGTCAAAAGTAAGAACTTATTCGTTAGGAATGAGACAACGTCTTGGTATTGCTCAAGCTATTATGAACCAACCTCAGTTGCTAATCTTGGATGAACCTTTCAATGGTCTGGATCCTCAAGGTGTCGATGAATTAAAAGATATTTTATTAACCACAAAGAATGCCGGCTCTACCGTTTTTATTTCGAGTCATACCCTTAGTGAATTAGAAATCATCTGTGATCGAATTATTTTTATGAATCATGGCGAAATCATTAAAGATGACTATCTTCACTCGCAGACGAGATGTGGATTAAAAATGTGTCTCATTACTTCAGATAACCTTACTGCTAAGAATTTAATCGAAAAAAACAATCCTACTATTAGATTAAAACGAAACAATCAACAACTCATTTTAGAACACTTAGTTGTGTCACAATTTACAGATATTTTAATTTTATTAAAAAATCACAACATTGAAATAATTAGCATGGAAGAAGCTAAAGAATCTTTACAGAAAACATTTCATTCTATTATTACTAAGGAGTCTGAAAAATGA
- a CDS encoding DUF916 and DUF3324 domain-containing protein: MLNVKKKLVIGLIFLLSLVSIIPQANASQLKFSVEPVIPENQKDTSHSYFDLTMKPSEKQTLNIHMRNDTDNEVTVLPSVHAATTNINGVVEYGESNTKLDKTSKYNIEEIVKPAVDEVKIPANGSTDLELMIEMPKDGFDGILAGGITLKEKEDTAETKKEKTQQGLAIENKYAYVVAVVLQETDVKIDSELKLNKVEPNQVNARNVINATLQNTQAKYMNQLSVDTKITKKGESDVLYSSKKEEMQMAPNTSFAYPVSLNGEKLKAGDYTLSMTAKSMGETWKFKKDFTIKADVAKAFNEKDVTVKKEYTWIYILIGILLILLALLLIWFIIRKKKKEKEKKEAQKRRKANRKKRAKKVNLEEDNN; encoded by the coding sequence ATGTTGAACGTCAAAAAAAAATTAGTGATTGGGTTAATCTTTCTTCTAAGTTTAGTAAGTATAATCCCACAAGCAAACGCCTCGCAATTAAAATTTAGCGTGGAGCCTGTTATTCCAGAAAATCAAAAAGACACGTCTCACAGTTACTTTGATTTAACAATGAAGCCATCAGAAAAACAAACATTAAACATTCACATGCGTAATGACACAGACAATGAAGTGACAGTATTGCCTAGTGTACATGCAGCAACAACCAATATCAACGGAGTAGTCGAATATGGCGAATCCAATACAAAATTAGATAAAACAAGCAAGTACAATATAGAAGAAATTGTAAAACCAGCCGTAGATGAAGTAAAAATTCCTGCAAATGGCTCTACAGATTTAGAATTAATGATTGAAATGCCAAAAGACGGATTTGATGGAATTCTAGCAGGCGGCATTACTCTAAAAGAAAAAGAAGACACAGCAGAAACTAAAAAAGAAAAAACACAACAAGGCTTAGCGATTGAAAATAAATATGCCTATGTAGTAGCCGTCGTATTGCAAGAAACAGACGTTAAAATTGACTCAGAATTAAAATTAAACAAGGTTGAGCCTAACCAAGTCAATGCCCGTAACGTTATCAATGCAACCTTACAAAATACACAAGCTAAATATATGAACCAACTGTCAGTAGATACCAAAATTACTAAAAAAGGAGAAAGCGATGTTCTGTATTCTTCTAAAAAAGAAGAAATGCAAATGGCTCCAAATACATCATTTGCCTATCCAGTTTCGTTGAATGGTGAAAAGCTCAAAGCAGGAGACTACACCCTATCCATGACTGCAAAATCAATGGGGGAAACATGGAAGTTTAAAAAAGACTTTACAATCAAAGCAGATGTTGCGAAAGCCTTCAATGAAAAAGATGTCACTGTTAAAAAAGAGTACACTTGGATTTACATTCTAATTGGCATTTTACTAATTTTACTAGCGTTGCTATTAATTTGGTTTATTATTCGAAAGAAAAAGAAAGAAAAGGAAAAGAAAGAAGCGCAAAAAAGAAGAAAAGCCAACCGAAAAAAACGTGCTAAAAAAGTGAACTTAGAAGAAGACAACAATTAA
- a CDS encoding CynX/NimT family MFS transporter, whose product MKTITTTRKGFFLGLGILFIATILRAPITSVAPLIGTISSDLGLNSAAAGMISTTPLLAFALCSILAPISERKIGIEKVLFLSLIGLSIGIFLRSFSGSFFLYFGTILIGISIAHCNVLIPSLIKRDFPEKVGLITGIYSVTMNVCGALASGISLPLATKWHLGWQGSLRIWLVLSLLALIFWMPQVHSTTKMNLSLSTTKQKSLMKSSLAWKISLFMGIQSLIFYTLIAWMPQLFLQKNIDGELTGWLLTVLQLFLVPATFLVSIIAGRLAEQTILVWIGAGTIFIGLVGIMVTMSLPIIVISVILLGVGGGCCFSLSMMFFSLRSKSSAEASQISGMAQSVGYLLAASGPLLFGLLHDVSHSWNSSLLVLLALSLVLLYVGLGASKKSYL is encoded by the coding sequence ATGAAAACGATAACGACAACCCGAAAAGGTTTTTTCTTAGGCCTTGGAATTTTATTCATTGCAACAATTTTGAGAGCGCCAATTACGTCAGTAGCACCATTAATCGGAACAATCAGTAGCGATTTAGGTCTGAATTCAGCTGCTGCAGGGATGATTTCAACCACTCCATTACTAGCTTTTGCTCTTTGTTCGATTTTAGCTCCAATTAGTGAGCGGAAAATAGGCATTGAAAAAGTGTTATTTTTGTCACTGATTGGTTTATCAATTGGCATTTTCCTTCGCTCATTTTCAGGATCTTTCTTCTTATACTTTGGAACGATTTTGATTGGCATTTCGATTGCCCATTGTAACGTGTTGATTCCAAGTCTAATTAAAAGAGACTTTCCAGAAAAAGTTGGATTAATAACAGGAATTTACTCTGTTACGATGAATGTTTGCGGTGCACTAGCGTCAGGAATCAGCTTGCCACTAGCGACGAAATGGCATTTAGGTTGGCAAGGATCTTTGAGGATTTGGCTTGTTTTAAGTCTGTTAGCTTTGATTTTTTGGATGCCACAAGTTCACTCTACAACGAAAATGAATCTATCGCTATCTACCACAAAACAAAAAAGTCTTATGAAATCGTCATTGGCTTGGAAAATTAGTTTATTTATGGGCATTCAATCTTTGATTTTTTACACGTTAATTGCATGGATGCCACAGCTGTTTTTGCAAAAAAATATCGATGGTGAGCTAACAGGGTGGCTCTTAACCGTGTTGCAATTATTTTTAGTTCCAGCTACTTTTTTAGTTTCAATTATAGCCGGCAGATTAGCGGAACAAACGATTCTCGTTTGGATTGGTGCAGGGACTATTTTTATAGGATTAGTAGGAATTATGGTGACTATGAGTTTACCAATTATTGTCATTTCTGTTATTTTATTAGGTGTTGGCGGAGGCTGTTGTTTTAGCTTATCAATGATGTTTTTTAGTTTACGTTCTAAAAGTTCAGCTGAAGCTTCTCAAATCTCTGGGATGGCTCAATCTGTAGGGTATTTACTAGCTGCAAGTGGACCACTACTATTTGGTTTATTACATGATGTAAGTCATTCATGGAACAGTTCGTTACTTGTTTTATTAGCATTATCGTTGGTTTTACTTTATGTCGGTCTAGGTGCTTCGAAAAAAAGTTATCTTTAA